The genomic stretch GCGCGGCCGGTTCGACCGGGTGCTGTCGTGGAACGAGACGATCAGCCCGTTCCACCCCGGCGGCTGGTCCCCGCGCCAGGACGACGTGCCGCTGTGGGAGCGGCACCTGCGGCTGCTGTGGGACCTGGGCGAGGACGCGGTCGAGCTGATCGTGGAGTCCATCCAGGTCCATCCCGCGCTCGCGCTGGCCCAGCTCTTCCCGGGCGCGCCGGTCGACGTGTACGCGGACGGGCTGATGAGCTACGGGCCCACCCGCAACAAGCTGGACCCGCTGATCGGCACCCGGGTGCGCCGCCTGCTGCACCTGGACCTCGTACCGGGTCTGAAACCGTTGCTGCTCACCGAGTTCGGGGTGGGCGCGGAGACCGTGCCGACCGACGCGTTTCGCGCGGTGCTCGCCGAACTGGCCGAGGACTTCGACGATCCGGCGCTACACGCCGTACCGGAGGGCGCGGCGCTGCTCCTCGGGCAGTACCTGTCCGCGCTGGGCATCCTCACGCCCGAGGAAGAGGAGGAGCTGCACACGCGGATGCTGCGCGGCGCGGTACGGCGCGGGCACCGCCAGGTCGTGTTTAAGCCGCACCCGTCCGCGCCGGCCCGCTGGTCCCGGGCGCTGGAGCGGGAGGCGGACAAGCTCGGTGCCGAGCTGACCGTGCTGGCCACGCCGGTGCTCGCCGAGGTGCTCTACCAGCGCAAACGGCCCGCGCTCGTGGTCGGCTGCTTCTCGACCGCGCTGCTGACGGCGTCCGCGTTCTACGGCCTGCCGACCGCCCGCGTGGGCACGGACCTGCTGCTGGAGCGCCTGACCCCGTACCAGAACAGCAATCGCGTGCCGGTCACCCTCGTCGACGCGCTGGTGCCCGACCTGGCGGACGAGCCGGGGACGAAGCCGGTGCCGACACACCTCAACGGGCTGGTCGGCGCGGTCGGTTACGCGATGCAGAACCAGATCTACCCGGAGCTGCGCCCGGTCGCCGAGCGCTATCTCGCCGCCCATCTGAACGAGCGCACCCGGCGTTACTTCAAGCGCCGCCGGCTGACCGCGCTCGCGCTGCCCGGAGCGATCCCGGCCCAGCTGTCCTTCATCCCGCGCAACGCGGCCGTGCGCAGGGTCGCGCGGCGCGCGCGGGCGATGCAGCGGCGTCTGAAGAAGCGGGCCGCGTTCGGATGACCGCTCAGCTCCCGGCGGAGGCACCGCCGCCCGCGGTGGTACAAGGCCCGGCAACCATGTCCGCGCTGGTCACCCGGCCGGTGCCGGCCGCGCGCAAGGGCGCGGCGCCGCCCGGCAAGAGGTCCCGTGGCGCGCCGCGCCTGCGCGCCCTCGACGGACTGCGCCTGATCGCCGCCCTGATGGTGGCCGCCTATCACCTCGGCGGCCGCAACGGCGAGATAGCCCAGGCGTGGGGCAGCTCGCCCGCGCGCCAGTTCCCGTCGCTGCACGGCGCGTTCGCGTACGGCTGCCTCGGCGTGCAGATCTTCTTCGTGATCAGCGGCTTCGTGATCTGCATGAGCGGCTGGGGGCGGCCGCTGCGCGCCTTCATCGCCTCCCGGATCTCGCGGCTGTACCCCGCGTACTGGGTGGCGGTCCTGCTGGTCACGGCGGTCTTGGCGCTGCCGTGGGTGGCGTTCAAGGCGCTGGGTCCCAGCGACGTGCTGACGAACCTGACGATGCTCCAGCAGCCGCTGGGCGCCAAACGGGTGCTGGGCGTGTGCTGGACGCTGTGGGCCGAGATGCGGTTCTACGCGCTGTTCGCGCTGTGCGTCATCCTGCCGGGCGCCACCCGCCGCCGGGTGGTGCTCTTCTGCGCGGGCTGGACGCTGGCGGCGGCGGTGGCGCAGGCCGCGCGCGTACCGGCGCTGGACATCGTGCTGATGCCGCAGTACGCGCCGTTCTTCATCGGCGGCATCGGCTGCTACCTGCTGCACCGCTACGGCGGGCGGGACCCGGTGGCGTGGGCGGTGGTGGGCGTCAGCTGGCTCATCGGGCAGCACTTCGCGGTGGCCGGGCTGTGGCACCCGCCCTCCGCGCACGCCTTCTCCTACCGCTCGGCACTGGTCGTCATCGCGGTCGTCACGGTGGGCTTCGCGCTGGTGGTGGCGATCGCGCTGGGCCGGACGCAGTGGGCGAACTGGCGCTGGCTGACGGTCGCCGGAGCGCTGACGTACCCGTTCTACCTGGTGCACGAGCACCTGGGCTGGGTGGTGGTGCAGGGGCTGCACGGCGGGCTGCGCCTCCCCTCGTACGCGACGTTCGCGCTCACCATCGTGCTGATGCTGGCGCTGGCGTGGGTGCTGCACCGCTGGGTGGAGCGGCCCCTCACGCCCGTACTGAAGCGGGCGATCGATCCACGGCCCCAGCGCTGAGGGCGGGCGCCCGGGAAACGGCTCCCCGGGCGCCCCCCTACCCGTCCTCCAGCAGCGTGGCCTCGATCCCCGCGATGACGGCCCGCAGACCGTCGTCGAAGCCGCGGGCGGTGTCACCGAAGTACTCCTCACCGGCCACCACCGTGAGCGGGAAGTCGGCACCGAGGCGCCGCTTCCGGTCGTCCAGGTCGTAGGTGGGATCGCGCCACGGTTCCCCGGGCACCGGGAAGACGGACTGTTCCTCGATGACGTAACCGATCGTGTACGTGTAGACCGTGAACCAGGCGCGCGCGGCACGGTGTGGCCGGAATCCGGCGGCCGTCAGCGCGCTCATGAAGATCTCCATCGGCCGCATCGACGCGGAGTTGTCCAGCCGGGTGCCGCCGAAGACCTTGCCGCCGTCGCGGTAGGTGAGCAGCGTGCGCCGCATGCCCCGGCACGACTCGGTGAGCAGCGCCTTCCAGTCGCCGCCCCCGAAGTCCGGGCCCGCCGCGACAAGGGGCGCGGTCATCCGCTCGTACAGCTCGGTGGCCATCTCGTCGAGCAGTTCCTGCTTGTTCTTGAAGTGCCAGTACAGGGCGGGCGCCTGGACGTTCAGTTCCTTGGCGATGCGGCGCAGCGTGAGCCCGTCGAGGCCGACGTCGTTCAGCAGGCCCAGGGCGGTCTCCGCCACCAGTTTCCGGTCGAGTCTCGTAGCCACGTTGACAATTTAACACCGTTAAGCGCACCCTCGGAAGCATGGAACTTAACAGCGTTAAGGACACCGCTTCCGTTTCCGCCGACGCCCTGCCCGAGCACGTGGACGTACTGATCGCCGGCGCCGGACCCACCGGCCTGGCCCTCGCCGTCGACCTCGCCCGGCGCGGCGTGCGCGCCCTCGTCCTGGAGCGCCGGGACCAGCTGTCGCCCGGCACCCGCGGCAGCGGCATACAGCCGCGCACGCAGGAGGTCTACGAGGACTTCGGCGTGCTCGACGCGATCCGGGCGAGCGGCTCCCGGTACCCGAAGGTCGGGTCCTGGAAGGACGGCCGCATGATCAACGAGTACGTGTTCGTGGAAGGCGTCCCGCCGACACCGTCCACCCCGTACGGCACGATGATGATGGTCCCGCAGTGGCGGAACCTGGAGATCCAGTACGCGCGGCTGACCGAACTGGGCGGCACGGTGGCGTTCGGGGCCGCGCTGGAGTCGTTCACGCAGGACGCGGACGGCGTGCAGGCCCGGGTCGTCCGCGCCGACGGCACCGCCCGTACGGTGCGCGCCGCCTACCTGGTCGCGGCCGACGGCGGGCGCAGCACGGTACGCAAGGCGCTCGGCGTCACCATGACCGGGGAGAGCATCGCCGCGCACCCGATGCTCCTCGCCGACATCCGGCTGGACGGGCTGGACAAGCAGCACTGGCACATGTGGGAGGCCTTCAACGCCACCGACTTCGTCGCACTGCTCCCGGCGCCGCTGAACGACTACTTCCAGCTCATCGCGGGCTTCGCGGACCCCGCGGCGGAGCCGGACACCGCACCCGACGCCGTGCGCAAGCTCGTCGCGGAGCGCACCCACCTCACCCTGGACCAGGTGGGCGAGGTGCTGTGGTCCTCCGCCTTCCGTCCGAACGCCGCCCTGGCCGACCGGTTCCGGGTGGGCCGGGTCTTCCTCGCGGGCGACGCGGCGCACGTCCACTCCCCCGCCGGCGGCCAGGGCCTGAACACCAGCGTCCAGGACGCCTACAACCTCGGCTGGAAGCTGGGCCAGGTCATCCGGCACGGCGCGCCCGGCTCCCTGCTCGACACCTACGAGGCCGAGCGGCAGCCGATCGCCGCCCGCATCCTGGACACCAGCACCCGGCTGCACCGCTCGGGGGACATGCGGCGCGGCAAGGACCTGCACCAGATCGACTTCGGGTACCCGGACGGACCGCTGTCCGCCGAGCGGCGCACCGGCCTTCCCGACGGCGCGCTCCGCGCCGGCGACCGGGCCCCGGACGCGCCCTGCACCACCCCCGACGGCACCCCGCGACGCCTCTTCGAGGTCTTCCAGGGCCCGCACTTCACCCTGCTGGCCGTCGGCGACATCGAACTCCCGGCGCTGGGCGGCGAGATGATCCGTACGTGCCGCGTCGGCGGACCGGACCCCGACCTGCTGGACTCCGAGGGCCACGCCCATCAGGCGTACGGCGAGGGGCTGTTCCTCGTCCGGCCCGACGGCTATGTGGGGCACGCCGCCGAGGACGCCTCGGGCCTGCCGGACGAACTCGCCCGGTACGGGCTCCTCGTGGGCAGCGGGACGCCGGTGCGGTGACCGGGACGGTTCACGGGACGGGCGCGCCCGGCAAGGCGACTGATATGACTGGCGCATGCAGGAAGAGACCGCTCAGTCCGCGATCGACACGTTCCTCTCCGCGTTCAACGCCCCGGACGACAGCCGTGTGACCGCGCTGCTCGCCCAGGCCCTCACCTCGGACGTGGTCTTCTACGGACCGCTGGGCCGCAGTGAGGGCATCGAGGCGGTCGAGCGCTTCGTGCTGGACCTCCGGCGTCACCCGGCGGGGGCCGGCACGATGGTGCGCTGCTCAGCGGTGGACATGCCGGGCGAGTGGGCCCGGTACCGGTGGGTCTTCACCACACCGGGCGGCGGCCCCCGCCTGGCCGGGACGGACGTCGTCCACCTGCGGCGCAGCCTCATCGACCAGGTGATCGTCTTCGCGGGGGAGATCGGGCCGCCCGCCGCCTGAGCCGTCCTCCCCCGGCTCGGTCAGCGTCCGCGCGACGAGCCAGGCCACCCCGCACAGCGCGATCAGCGGCAGCAGCGCGGTGCGCAGGCCCATGGTGTCGGCGAGGGCGCCGATGGCCGGGCTGGCGACGCCGCCGACGCTGACGGCGAGGCCGAGGGTGACGCCGCTCGCGGTGCCCATCCGGTTCGGCAGCAGGTCCTGGCCGAGCGTGATGTGCAGGGAGAACGGCACGTACAGGGCCATGGCCGTCAGGGCGGCGAAGAGGTACAGGGCGGGGCCGGGGACGAGGATCAGCCCGGCGACGGCCGGGACGCAGGCCGCGTAGGCGATCCGTACCGTACGGACCCGGCCCCACCGGGACGCCAGCCGGCCGCCGAGCACGGTCCCCACCGCGCCGCCCGCGAACAGCACGAACAGGGCCGCCGAACCCGCGGCGGCGCCGCCGCCCACCCGCTGCTCGGCGTAGACGGCGATGAAGGCGCTCAGGCCGACGAACACGACGGACCGGCAGACGATGACGGCGGTCAGCCGCAGGAACTCCGGCCAGTTGTCGCGGCCCGCCTTGCGCGCCGCGGCCTTGGCGACGGCCGCCCGCGGCGCCAGGGCGCGGATCACGCGGGCGGTCAGCAGGACACCGGCCACCGCGGGCACCGCCAGCCACGGCGACGCGCCGAGCGAGCCCGCGGAGAGCAGCGGGCCGACGGCGGCCGGGGCGAGGGCGAAGCCGATGTTGCCGCCGAGGGAGTACCAGCCCATGGCGACGTGGCTGCCGCCGCTCGCGACACGGGCCAGCCGCGCGGACTCCGGGTGGTAGGCGGCCACCCCGATGCCGGAGAGGGCGACCGCGGCGCAGGTCAGGACGTAGGAGTCGCCGAGTCCCGACAGGGCGATGCCCAGACCGGCGCAGAGGGTGCTCACCGGGATCAGCCAGGGCATCGTCCAGCGGTCGGTGAGCGAGCCGAACAGGGGCTGCACGATGGAGGAGAGGAGGGTGGCGGCCAGCACGATGCCGGAGGCGGCGGCATAGCCGTAGTGGCGCTCGGCCACCAGGAAGGGCACCAGGGCCGGGACCGCGCCCTGGTAGAAGTCCACTGCCGCGTGGCCGACGGACATCATCG from Streptomyces albofaciens JCM 4342 encodes the following:
- a CDS encoding TetR/AcrR family transcriptional regulator C-terminal domain-containing protein, whose protein sequence is MATRLDRKLVAETALGLLNDVGLDGLTLRRIAKELNVQAPALYWHFKNKQELLDEMATELYERMTAPLVAAGPDFGGGDWKALLTESCRGMRRTLLTYRDGGKVFGGTRLDNSASMRPMEIFMSALTAAGFRPHRAARAWFTVYTYTIGYVIEEQSVFPVPGEPWRDPTYDLDDRKRRLGADFPLTVVAGEEYFGDTARGFDDGLRAVIAGIEATLLEDG
- a CDS encoding FAD-dependent monooxygenase → MELNSVKDTASVSADALPEHVDVLIAGAGPTGLALAVDLARRGVRALVLERRDQLSPGTRGSGIQPRTQEVYEDFGVLDAIRASGSRYPKVGSWKDGRMINEYVFVEGVPPTPSTPYGTMMMVPQWRNLEIQYARLTELGGTVAFGAALESFTQDADGVQARVVRADGTARTVRAAYLVAADGGRSTVRKALGVTMTGESIAAHPMLLADIRLDGLDKQHWHMWEAFNATDFVALLPAPLNDYFQLIAGFADPAAEPDTAPDAVRKLVAERTHLTLDQVGEVLWSSAFRPNAALADRFRVGRVFLAGDAAHVHSPAGGQGLNTSVQDAYNLGWKLGQVIRHGAPGSLLDTYEAERQPIAARILDTSTRLHRSGDMRRGKDLHQIDFGYPDGPLSAERRTGLPDGALRAGDRAPDAPCTTPDGTPRRLFEVFQGPHFTLLAVGDIELPALGGEMIRTCRVGGPDPDLLDSEGHAHQAYGEGLFLVRPDGYVGHAAEDASGLPDELARYGLLVGSGTPVR
- a CDS encoding acyltransferase family protein translates to MTAQLPAEAPPPAVVQGPATMSALVTRPVPAARKGAAPPGKRSRGAPRLRALDGLRLIAALMVAAYHLGGRNGEIAQAWGSSPARQFPSLHGAFAYGCLGVQIFFVISGFVICMSGWGRPLRAFIASRISRLYPAYWVAVLLVTAVLALPWVAFKALGPSDVLTNLTMLQQPLGAKRVLGVCWTLWAEMRFYALFALCVILPGATRRRVVLFCAGWTLAAAVAQAARVPALDIVLMPQYAPFFIGGIGCYLLHRYGGRDPVAWAVVGVSWLIGQHFAVAGLWHPPSAHAFSYRSALVVIAVVTVGFALVVAIALGRTQWANWRWLTVAGALTYPFYLVHEHLGWVVVQGLHGGLRLPSYATFALTIVLMLALAWVLHRWVERPLTPVLKRAIDPRPQR
- a CDS encoding polysialyltransferase family glycosyltransferase — translated: MAPRTDAPARPRTQIFLASTLYGAATLAAALDTDRFAPAGRRLLLVSNNAATPETSTPLDGMPGFERLRGRFDRVLSWNETISPFHPGGWSPRQDDVPLWERHLRLLWDLGEDAVELIVESIQVHPALALAQLFPGAPVDVYADGLMSYGPTRNKLDPLIGTRVRRLLHLDLVPGLKPLLLTEFGVGAETVPTDAFRAVLAELAEDFDDPALHAVPEGAALLLGQYLSALGILTPEEEEELHTRMLRGAVRRGHRQVVFKPHPSAPARWSRALEREADKLGAELTVLATPVLAEVLYQRKRPALVVGCFSTALLTASAFYGLPTARVGTDLLLERLTPYQNSNRVPVTLVDALVPDLADEPGTKPVPTHLNGLVGAVGYAMQNQIYPELRPVAERYLAAHLNERTRRYFKRRRLTALALPGAIPAQLSFIPRNAAVRRVARRARAMQRRLKKRAAFG
- a CDS encoding nuclear transport factor 2 family protein encodes the protein MQEETAQSAIDTFLSAFNAPDDSRVTALLAQALTSDVVFYGPLGRSEGIEAVERFVLDLRRHPAGAGTMVRCSAVDMPGEWARYRWVFTTPGGGPRLAGTDVVHLRRSLIDQVIVFAGEIGPPAA